A single genomic interval of Pieris rapae chromosome 23, ilPieRapa1.1, whole genome shotgun sequence harbors:
- the LOC111002113 gene encoding diuretic hormone 1 isoform X3, which yields MMFWAVCCVTLAVGSVCTSAAPRSEISHPIDWTQLESAPDDESVDYAVSPGRYPSAPWLYLLAEAPRESQVNNGLSRSRRTVYVSVNPAVELLQRAAYNNYMERQVHANRDFLNCIGKRDSWYPDCKMAA from the exons ATGTTCTGGGCAGTTTGTTGTGTCACGTTGGCCGTGGGCAGTGTATGCACAAGTGCGGCGCCTAGGAGCGAAATTTCACACCCTATCGACTGGACCCAGCTGGAATCAGCACCCGATGAT gAAAGCGTTGATTATGCTGTATCACCTGGACGCTATCCATCCGCCCCCTGGCTCTACCTTCTAGCGGAAGCACCTCGTGAATCAcag GTAAATAATGGATTGTCGCGGTCTCGGCGCACCGTGTACGTTTCTGTGAACCCCGCGGTGGAATTGCTTCAGCGTGCTGCATACAACAACTACATGGAACGGCAGGTGCATGCTAATCGGGACTTTTTGAACTGCATCGGGAAAAGGG ACTCATGGTATCCCGACTGCAAGATGGCCGcctaa